CCTTCATTACGACCAACAGAAACCTAATGATAAAATTCTTCCGGAATATGCGTCGGCGCTCGCTGACTAAAAACAAGTTTTACAAATATCTGCTCTATGCTATTGGCGAAATAGTATTGGTCGTGATTGGTATTCTGATTGCCCTGCAAATCAACAACTACAGCGCGTATCAGAAAGAACGGTATAAAGAAACTGTACTTCTTTCTAACCTTTCTAATGAGATTGAACTGGATATTCAGCAGATAGATAATAGCACGAAACTCTCTACCGAACGGCTCAACCGCTTGGACAGCATAGTACAATCGTTGAAGAATACCGATAGTATTGATAAATTGAATTTTATTTTGCAATCCTTTGAGTTGGTCATGGATCAATACTTTTATAGCAATAGTGGTATTTTTGATGAAGCCGTTTCTTCTGGTAAGATGAGTTACATACAAAATGACTCGTTGCGGCAAACGATTTTTGACTATTACCGCAATGCTGATGAGAGCGACAACGATGGCACAACTCGTCTGATAACCGACGAATTAATAACCCCGCTGTTTATAGAAACGCTATTTATGAGTGCTGAAGGGTTTTCATCGTTAGGTATGAACGTGCAGGATGTTTCTGATCTACAAAGTATCGATTTGGAAGCCCTCAAAAGTAATAAGGATTTTTGGAAAATGATACTCCTGAAGTTTGGTAGCAATCAGGAGCAAATACTACGATGGCAACAAATTAAAGTGCGAGCCCAAAAGCTAAACCAGCAGATAGAAAAAGAACTGAATAAATTGAAGCAGTAGAGCAGTTACTAAAGCAATAAATATCCCTACGGACTCTCTGATTTAGTGGGTCAGTAGAAAACCAACCGCCCCAGTGCAACACTCACTGCTAATACGGAAGCGATGCCAACCCGAGGAAAAGTAACAATGGTTTGAAACGATGAGAAAAAACTGAACCCTAGAACAAAGAGCCGAAAGTGCCACTCATCAACAATACGAGTAATACAACATCTACCTAAAAGAAGCTCTATCCTTCTACAATACTACCCCTCCGGCTTTAAATGATGAAAGTAAGTTTTGCGAAGGTGTCTGATAAAACCTATCTTCCGCAAACTATAATCTACCCAACAATCAAACTATGAGTTTGTCGCTAATAGCCAAGACAATTAGTGGTATTTTAGGTGCCACCATTTTCGCATTCGTCGCAGTAGCTCAGGAGCAAGGTCCAGAACGTTGGGAAAAGACTATTCAAAAGTTTGAGCAGCAAGATGCTCAGAACTCCGTAGAGCCCGGAGCCATACTATTTACGGGTAGCTCATCCATTGCTATGTGGCAGGACATATCTGATTATTTTCCCAATCAGCGAATTGTCAATCGAGGCTTCGGGGGTTCTCAGTTTTCTGATTTGCTCCACTACGCCGACCGAGTAATTTCTCCCTACCGGCCGTCCAAGATTTTTATCTACGAAGGCGATAATGACATTTCGGCGGGCGATAGTCCTAAGCAGATTATGCGGGAGGCTAAAAAGCTGCGTAAGAAAATTAAGAAGGCGCTGGGTGACACTCCCGTAATATTTATCTCCCCCAAACCTAGTGTAGCCCGATGGGAGCTAAAAGAAACCTACGAAGACCTAAATGCCCGATTAAAAAAGTACGCTGATAAAACCGAAAACACCGAGTTCGCCGATGTATGGAACCCCGCCCTGGACGACAATGGTGAGGTAGTAGAACATATCTTTTTGGAAGATAATCTGCATATGAACGCGGAAGGATACAAAATCTGGCAGCAAGCGTTAGCACCCTATGTGGAGTAACCGCTACAATATGTAATAACAGTAGCCAATGAGACAGATGCAATGGTTCAATGAACCCGAACAATGGAATGCCAATCACGACCAATCGTTGTCGATGTACGTAACCCCCAAAACTGATTTCTGGCGCATCACAAACTACGGCTTCACGGTAGATGATGGTCCTTTCTATTACTGTAACCTAGGTGGGGAGTTTGAAGTGGCCGTTAGGGTAACTGGAGAATACAAAGCTCGCTACGACCAGATGGGATTAATGATCAGAATAGATGAGCGTAACTGGATTAAGACCGGAGTAGAATATGTGAATAAGAAAATAAACTTGAGCGCAGTAGTAACCCTTGAGCGGAGCGACTGGAGCATAGTAGAATTGGAGCAGGTTCCCTCATCTGTCTGGCTCAAAGTAATTAGAAGACTAGACTACGTAGAAATACATTATTCACTGAATAACACTACCTTCACCCTGCTACGCTTAGCCTATTTCCCTGCTAATACCCCCGTGATGGTCGGCATGGCCGCTGCCTCGCCCGACGGTAACGGTTTCCAGGCATTATTTGAAGACTTCCGGATTAAATACCTCCCCGATCTCCAGCGTGAGCAGTGGCTAAAGGAAAACAATGCAATCTAAAAAATTAGACCATGCTTCCAATCTATGTGTAAAGTTGTATATGAATAAGCACCATCACTTTATTATTCATAAGCCATTCGGGTATCTATCGCAATTTATCAACAATCAGAACCGCCGGAGAAACAAAAAATTGCTGGGCGAACTGCACGACTTTCCGGCAGGTACGATGGCTATTGGTCGGCTAGATCAAGATTCGGAAGGTTTGTTATTGCTGACCACCGATGGCAAAGTAAGTATGCAGGTACGCAGTAAGTTGGTAGAGAAAGAATATCACGTGCAGGTAGACGGAACAATTACCGACGAGGCTATCGCGCAGTTGAAGAGCGGGGTAGAAATCACTACACAAGGTGAAAAGTACAGAACTCTTCCTGCTAAGGCTACTTGTTTAATCCCACCCCCTCACTATCCGCCCCGAGTAAAAAAAATAAGGGATGATCGGCACGGCCCCAGCAGTTGGCTATCTATTACGATTACTGAGGGAAAATTCCGGCAAGTCCGCAAGATGACGGCTGCCGTGGGGTTTCCTACCCTGCGATTAATCCGAGTGCGAATTGGGCGTATCTACCTTAATGAAATGCCCCCGGGAGAAGCGATCGAGGTGGGCAAATTCACGCTTACTGATGAAAATACGTGACGAACGGGAAGTGTAGTAAACCACAATGATTTTTTACACCTCACGTTGTGTTAGCAGTCAGCACCGATGATCCTTCCCAATATGAAAGCTTCGTTCATAATACTCCTTGGTTTCTTCGTACTATCGGCTTGTGCCCCCTACGCCAAAGGCCCGGTACTTAGCGTAGAAGAAGCCCAGAATACCTTTCAGCCTATTGTTGAGTTTATGGGCGTAGAACCGGGAATGGCAGTAGCCGATGTAGGAGCGGGTTCCGGAGCACTTACGGTAATTATGGCTACCCAGCTAGATAGTTGTGAAGTGTATATTCAGGATATTGATCGCAAAATGCTACAGCAAGATAATGTAGATAAAATGATTACGCATTATTCTAAACAGCTAGGTCATAATTTAGGAGAGCGAAATCAGTTTCATCTAGTTTACGGCACCCCCAACCAATCCAATCTGCCACACGAGTCAATCGATATTGTTTATTCTAATGCGACCATGCATGTCTTCAATGAGCCGGATGCTATGCTGCAAGATCTGCGTAAGAAGCTTAAACCAACTGGAAAAATCTTCATTCGAGATGGCTTTAAGGGCGAGAATGGCGAAGGTGAGTTTTGCTCATCGAGAAAGTGCGCCAAACGACTGCTTAGCATTGATGAATTTTTGGTCATGATGGAACAAAACGGCTATCGCCTCATTAAACAGTCACCCGATATGGATGGCTACCCTCTGTTTGGCTTCGAGCTTAGTAATTAAGCACTTTGCTAGTTGCTATTCTCTTGAACTCCCCAAGTTTGTTATACAATCAGATGACCTCTGTGTTGATGGTATATCGTATACCTACTCAGATTTAGATAGAGCACTGGTAGCTTCGTTATCTACAAACCAGTGAACATCACCGTGGGTAGGCCGGATCAGCTGAGCCGGGTACTGGTTGGGTTCGTAGGGTCCTTCCAATACGTGCTTAAGGGCTTCCGCTTTTCCTTCACCATAAGCAATGAATGCTACGCTGTGAGCCTGATTGACTAATTGGGGCGTAAGCGTAATCCGGTAACTATCCAACTTAGGCACGAAAACCTCTTTCACCCACGTCATTTCCTTCTGAGAAATAGACACCCCCGGAAATACTGAGAGCGTATGGCCATCGCCACCCATACCGAGCCACACCAAGTCGAAGCGGGGCGACCGCCCTTGAAAGAAACGCTGGAGTACCTCTTCGTACTGTAACGCGGCTACATCTGCCCGCAAGCCGCCCTGAATCGGGAATATCTGATCTTCAGGAATAGGAACATGGCGCAAAAGGGCATCCATCGCCATTCCGGCATTGCTATCAGCATGGTCTATTGAAACCGCTCGTTCATCGCCCCAAAAAGCATACACATTCTTCCAGGGTACTTTAGATGCTAACGGTTCTTTCGCCAATAGCTCGTACATCGCCTTGGAGGAACTACCTCCTGATAAGCAAACCGTAAAGCGACCGTATTTTTCTACCGCTTCTTGCGCTTTAGAAACAAATAACTCAGCCGCACAGTAGCTGAGATCATTCACTTCGTTATAGGTATGTAAGTTGATAACCCCAGCCTTAGATTCATTGTGCTTATCCTCAATCACCGTCTCGAGTACATTTCGGGCGGGAGGATTAAACCACCGGTGACCATTCTGGGCGAGTAGTTTATCCGCAGCTTTCGGTCCCCAGCTTCCGGCATCGTAGCTAGGATAATCGGTGATCGGCTCGTTCTCCCAGGCTTCTAGTATCGGCATTACCGCTTCCCAAGCAGCTTCTACCTGGTCGGCCCGCATGAACAGCGCGGCATTACCCGCAATAGCATCCAGCAGCAAAGTTTCGTAGGCTTCGGGAGTAGGTGCATCGTAGGCCTCGTCGTAGTCAAAGATCATCTCTACCGGATTTACGATCTGGCTCACTCCTGGCCGTTTGGCCTGAAACCGGATTTTCATACCCATTTCCGGTTGGATGTTGATAACGATGCGGTTGGGATCCTGATTAATTTTACCGTTACTAACGAAGGCCCGGTGCGGAGCTGATTTTAGTTGAATGGTAATAGCCGTAGTTTTATCGGCCATTCGCTTACCGGTACGCACGTAGAAGGGAACATCTTGCCAACGCCAATTATCAATATAAAACTGAGCGGCTGCGTAGGTTTCGGTATTAGAATCTTCGGCCACCCCTTCGGCATCACGATAGCCAATTACTTCTTCGCCCTTAATCCAGCCGGGACCGTACTGCCCGCGTACCGCGTGATCTTTTACTTCATCAGGACTGTATTTTCGCATAGCGCGAATCACTTCAGCTTTCTTATTACGAATTTCATCAGCATTCAGTGAGATCGGGGGCTCCATCGCAATCATCGCGACCAGTTGCAGCACGTGGTTCTGGATCATATCGCGCAAAGCGCCGGAACCCTCGTAGTAACCACCCCGGGTTCCTACGCCTACTGTTTCTGATACAGTAATTTGGATGTGGTCAATATAGTTTCGGTTCCAGATGGGCTCAAACAGGGCATTGGTAAAGCGGAACGTCAGGATGTTCTGAACAGTTTCCTTCCCCAAATAATGATCGATTCGGTAGATTTGCTGCTCGGCAAATATTTTGGTTAACAACCGATTGAGCGAATGAGCGGTCTTGAGATCGTGCCCGAAAGGTTTTTCTACTATAATCCGGGTGCGGTTAACATCATTACAGGCTCCGGCTCGCCCTAAGTTGATAGCAATCGGCTCAAACAACGAGGGAGATACTGAGAGGTAAAATAGGCGATTAGGCTCTTTAGCCCCCCACTCCTGCTCCTTCTTCTCCACTAACCCCACAACCTCTTTGTACGACTCTAGGTCTTTGACGTTGGAAACGTGATAGGAAATATGTTCGCGAAATTCTTCCCAACTGCCGTTCTCCGCCTTTCGGCGAGAAAAATCATTAACTCCTTCTTCTAATACCTCCCGAAATTCTTCATCAGAGAACTCGGTTCGCCCTAGTCCGATGATATGAAATTGCTCGGGTAGGTACCGATCAATGTACAAGTTGTATAATGCCGGAATGAGCTTCCGCTTGTTCAGGTCACCACTACCGCCAAAAATAACAATGGTGGTCGGGTTTATATTTTGGTAGTCAACAGAATTCATTTCTCTTTGATTATGGAGACCGGAGTCCGAAGACAGGAAACCGGAAATGGTTTATTAATAAAAATTTGATTTAACGGAAAACTTTATTGCTTTCTGCATAGCTTCATAGAAGGTTCGGACTCTGGTTTCCAGAATCCGGTCTCCGTTCAAGATTGATTCCACTCAGTGTGGAAGATGCCGGGCTCGTCGGTGCGCTCGTAGGTATGGGCTCCGAAGTAGTCGCGCTGGGCTTGAGTTAAGTTAGATGGTAGTCGCTGACTGCGGTACGCATCGAAGTAGGTGAGCGAAGAAGCCATAGCCGGCACCGGAATACCTTGCTCTACGCCTAACTGTACCACCTTTCGGGTAGCAGCATGGCGCTCTTTCATGATCTTCGCCAGCGACTCATCCAGAATTAAGTTAGGTAAGTCAGGACGATTGCGGTAGGCTTGCATAATGTTTTCTAAAAAAGTAGCTCGAATAATGCAACCGCCTCGCCAGATGCGAGCCACGTCTTCCAAATTAAGGCCGTAATCAAATTCTTCCGAAGCCGCTTCTAACAATGCTAGTCCTTGGGCGTAGGTAATGGCAATAGCAAAATACAACGCATGTTCCAGCTCTTTTTCCGTATTCAGCCGATCTTCTGCTACATCCAGATCGCCCAAATCTAAGTCTTTGCAGGCTTCTACCCGTTCTTCCTTCAAGGCTGACAAAAACCGCATCGTTACCGACACATCAATGGTAGGGATTGGAATACCCAAATCCATCGCTACCTGGGAAGTCCACTTGCCCGTACCCTTCTGCTTGGCTTTATCTAAAATTTTATCTACCAGCAATCCGTCGCCTTTATCATCCGGCTGTTTGAAGATATTCGCCGTAATTTCTATTAAGAAAGATTGTAGCTCACCTTCGTTCCACTCAGCGAATAATCGCTGAATATCGTCGTTGCTTAGCTTCATTCCTCGCTTCATAAAATCGTAAACCTCAGCGGTGAGTTGCATAATGCCGTACTCAATGCCGTTATGCACCATTTTCACGAAGTGCCCCGCCGACTTACTTCCCAGATAGGTAACACAAGGCTCACCGTTTACTTTAGCCGCGGCGGCTTCCATCATTGGGCGAACAATTTCGTAGGCTTCTTTACTTCCGCCGGGCATCAGGCTGGGGCCATGCCGCGCCCCTTCTTCTCCCCCAGATACACCGATACCGATATAGCGCAGGTTTTCTTTTTCTAATTTTTCGGTACGACGATCCGTATCTTTAAAGTAGGAGTTACCCCCGTCAATGAGAATATCGCCGGGTTCCAGATGCGGCATTAGTTCATCAATCACTGCATCCACTATTGACCCGGCTGGAACCAGCATCATAATTTTGCGGGGTGTCGCCAGTCGGGATAAAAATTCGTCAATGGTAGTGACCCCGTCGATCTTACCTCCGCTAGCATCGTTAAGAGCTTGGGCTTTTTTAGGGTCTTTATCGTAACCTACCGCCGTAAAGCCGCTATCGGCGACATTCATCAGGAAATTGCTGCCCATCACTCCTAGGCCGACCATTCCAAATTCACATTGTTCGTGTTCCATAGTTATTTTGATGATTGACGAATAATGATGAATGAATGATGATTAACAAAGGTCATTATTCATTCATCATTATTCATTACTAATTATTTTCCAGTGCAAGTACTTTGTTGAGCCGGCGGACGTGTCGTTCTTCGCCGGAGAATTTTGCGTTTAGAAAGGCTTTGGTCATTTCTTTGATAAGCTCTTCGCCAAACACTCGAGCTCCGAAGCAAACAATATTCATGTCATCGTGCTCCACTCCCTGCCGGGCGGAGTACGTATCACAGATCAAGGCAGCTCGTACTCCATCGATCTTATTAGCTGCAATGGAGGCTCCTACTCCGCTACCGCAGAGGGCGATTCCTCGTTCTACTTCGCCACTGGCTACCGCCCGGGCAATGCGTTCGGCAAAATCCGGGTAGTCATCCAGTGCATCGTATGCTAAGGCTCCGTAGTCGGTCAGCGAAATTCCGTCCAGCGTTTGAATGAAGTTTTTGAGCTTTTCTTTGGCGTGAAAACCACCGTGGTCAGCAGCAATACCTAGTTTCATAGTTTACTTTGGTGTTATAGTGTTTTGGTGTTATAGTGCTATCGTGCTCAGATTATATGGTTCTAACTGCATGGCTTAAAAAATTGACCGCGAGAACCATAACACCTTAACACTTTGTACTATAACACCAAGTAATTTAGACATTCGCCGTTTCTGCGAGTTGCTTGGCGTGTTTTACTACATTGTCTACGGTAAAGCCGAATTCTTCCATTAGCTTTTTACCGGGGGCTGATTCGCCGTAGGTGTCAATACCGATGGCCACGCCTTCGTCGGTAATATACTTGTGCCAGCCTAGTGTTACTCCGGCTTCAATAGATATGCGTTTGCGAATTTCCTTGGGGAATACGCTCTCTCTGTACGACACATCTTGCTTCTCGAAAAGCTCCCAGCTAGGCATACTTACCACCCGAGCGTGAATACCTTCGCCAGCTAATTTTTCTTGGGCTTGTAGTGCTAGTTGCACCTCAGAGCCACTGGCGATCAGAATCATTTGCGGAGCATCATCGGCATCTTTCAATATGTAAGCACCTTTTTCCAGACTTTGCGGTCCTTCGCAGTGCTCGTAGTTGATGACCGGAATACCCTGGCGGGTCAGTACAATGGCTACCGGACCATCTTTGTGCTCAATCGCTACACGCCAAGCGTGGGCGGTTTCGTTGGCATCACCAGGACGGATGTTGACTAGGTTAGGAATTGCTCGCATAGACATTAGATGCTCTACCGGTTGGTGGGTGGTTCCGTCTTCACCCAGCCCAATACTATCGTGGGTGTAGATAAAAATAGAACGCAGCTTCATAATACCGGCTAAGCGCAACGTAGGCCGCATGTAATCAGTGAAGATGAAGAAGGTTGATCCGTAAGCAATGGTTCCTTCGGTTAAAGTTAATCCATTGACAATCGCTCCCATGGCGTGTTCTCGAATTCCGAAGTGAATATTTTGTCCGCCGTAGTTACCATGCTCAAAGCTTCCTGAGTCTTCCACTTCTGTCTTGGTTGACTCCACTAAGTCAGCCGCTCCGCCGATTAAAAGCGGGAAGTGCTTAGCAATAGCGTTCATCACTTTCTTACCAGCGTTTCGGGTAGCAACACTTCCCTCTTCGGGTTTGAATACGGGTAGGTCATCTTGCCAACCGGAAGGGTACTGCTCTTTGGCGAAATTCAAGTATTCTTCGGCCAGATCAGCGTGTTCACCTTTGTACGACTGGAATAGCTCATTCCACTTATCCTCTTTCTCCTGCCGTTTCTCTACTGCTTTTTTGTAGAAATCATACACCTCGTCGGGAACGTAAAAATGTTTTTCAGGATCCCAGCCCAGATTTTTCTTGGTAGCAGCTACTTCATCACCCCCCAACGGAGCACCGTGTGCGCCTGAAGTATTAATTTTATTGGGGCTTCCGTAGGCGATTATGGTTTTCACCCGAATCAGCGATGGCTGATCTTCTACGGCTTCCGCAGTACGGATAGCTTGCTCTAGTGCGTCCAGATCATTTACATCTTCCACCGTTTGGGTGTGCCAACCGAAGGAGCGGAAACGAGCTTCTACATCTTCGGTGAAGGTAATGCTGGTCGTTCCGTCAATAGTGATATTATTATCATCGTAGAGGTAGATTAGGTTACCCAGCTTCAAGTGCCCAGCCAAAGAGCCTGCTTCGGAAGAGATTCCCTCCATAAGATCACCATCACTACAGATAGCGTAGGTCTTGTAATTGAAAATATCTTTTCCTTCTTGATTGTAACGAGCGGCCAAAAACTTCTGCCCGATTGCAAAACCTACTCCGTTAGCAAAGCCTTGCCCGAGTGGGCCAGTGGTTACTTCTATTCCGGGGGTTAGGTGGTATTCGGGATGCCCAGCCGTTTTGCTTTCCCACTGCCGGAAGTCTTTCAGATCATCCATCGACAGATCGTAGCCGGTTAAGTGTAATATGCTGTACTGAAGGATACAGGCGTGTCCGGCCGAGAGGATAAAGCGGTCGCGGTTAGGCCAGTGGGGATCATCTGGGTTATAATTCATAATGCGCGACCAAAGTACATGGGCGATGGGTGCCAGGCTCATAGCCGTACCCGGATGACCGGAATTCGCTTTTTGTACCGCATCCATAGAAAGGGTGCGAATAGTATTAATGCATAAGGTTTCTAGCTCGTGTTGGTTCATTTAGCAAAAAGTTTAGCGTAAAAATCAGGTTAAACTTAAAATATTATTTTTCTAAAAAAGGTAAAGGACTCGACCTTTATTCTATTGTTACAGTTTTTTATACGATAAAAAATAAAAAGCCTCTAAAATTTGCGTTTTCAGATAAATTTAGAAATAAATTTACCACAAGAATAGGCGAATTATCTTGTTCTGGTATTGGCATGAAAAAAGATATTGAAAAGTGCTTTCAGCTATGTAACGATCAGATGGGTCAGGTGTTTCCGAAGATTGCGCCTTCCGATTTGCAAACCATAGATTTAAGCAGTAAAAACCTAGAATTATCCGTAGAGGTGGTGTCAGATACAGCTCACTTCAATCAAGTGATTGATACTTTGCTAGCGGGCAAAGTTGGTATTGGCGGATTTTTGGAGCATCGCTCGCTCTATCAGCGTAGCTCAATGTATCAGGGAGAAGAACCGCGCTGCATTCATCTGGGGGTAGATGTGTGGGCGCCCGCACGTACGAAGGTGCACGCTCCCTGGCCGGGTAAAGTGCATAGCTTCCAGGATAACCAAGGCTTCGGTAACTACGGCCCTACCATTATTTTAGAACACGCTATTGAGGCAATGACTTTTTTTACACTTTACGGACATCTAAGTCGTTCTTCCCTAAAGAATATGCAACTTGGGCAAACTATCGAGAAAAACCAGCTCGTTGGTGAGCTAGGAGATTTTCCTGAGAACGGGGATTGGCCACCCCACTTACACTTTCAGGCAATGACTGATTTGTTGGGCAACATGGGTGACTTTCCGGGAGTGGTTACACTTGCTGAACAATATTTTTATCAAACTATTTGTATTGATCCTCAGCTTCTGCTTACATTTAAGGAACGATGAGATAATAAAGTATCTAAGTTAAACGCCGGGATTTTGGTGCGGGACGAGGAACGGAAACCGAGCATAGCCGAGCTATGAGAGGCTTTTCGTGACGAAGTACCGCGCCGAAAGAACAAGTACAAATAGGTACTTTATTGTGTTATCGTTCCTAAGTAGCTAAAACAGTTGTCTTATCGATCTTTTTTGACTTGTTAAGCAACCAAATTATGGACGAGTATTATTATACCCTAGGACTCATTCCGGGAGCAACTGTTACTGACATTAAAAAAGCATTCCGCGCATTGGCTCTTGAGCACCATCCTGATGTTAACCCGAGTCAGGAAGCAAATCGTAGATTTCAGGAAATTGTAGCTGCTTACGAGCATCTGTTGACCAATCATAAGCAAGGGTTGGCCCAGGCGTATACCCAGGCTAGCGTTCAGTACCAGGCTCGCTTTGAACAGGTGTATCAGCAACGCCCAACCTCCCCTCCCGAACCGGTGTTTGAGAGCTATACTGCTCAAAGTGCTCCGATAACGATAACTCGCCAAGTAACTTTTCTACTGCTAAACCTGCTCTCCTGCGGAGTTAGCTTATTTTTTGTCGGCTTACCGGTGCTGGTAGCCTATCTAATGATACAAAAAGGGCTAAGCGGCTGGGAAGGTGCCATGGTAGCTCCCCTCTCACTGGCCGGGATGCTAGTCATCTACCGAACTATTCGTTACCGCAGCCATGCTTTTGAGTGAGAAACAAACTAGATTGGGCGAAATTACATTATAACCGAAGCCTTACTCTGTAGTGGCTGTACAACGCTGCTAAATACAACATACTAGCCAAGCAAAAACCTCTCGGCCAACGAACAGTTAGGTTTACATGATTATTGCCGTATCGGGAAATATTGGGGCGGGAAAAACCACATTAGTCAAGCGTTTGGCCACGCACTTCGAAGCAAGGGCTGAACTGGAAGCAGTCCAGGACAACCCCTATCTGAATGATTTTTATGAGGATATGGCACGCTGGGCATTTCCCTTACAAATTTATTTTCTGAGCCATCGGTTTGAACAGGGAGTGCGCTTGGCTTCTTGTACCGAGCATATTATCTTAGACCGCACCATCTACGAAGACGCTCATATCTTTGCTGCCAACCTATTCAAGTCCGGCTACCTGAGTGACCGGGATTATCAGAACTACTGCCATCTGTACGAAACCATGATCGGCTTGGTGCCCCCACCTGATTTAATTATTTTTCTGAAAGGAAGCATACCCACTCTGCAACAACGTATTCAGCAGCGACATAGTACCCAAGACCATCAGCGAAAAAACGAAGATACTATTCCTACCGAGTATCTTCAGAACCTGAATAACCATTACGAGCAGTGGATGAACAATTTTTCACGTTGCCCGATTTTTACAATTGATATTGATTTAGTAGATTTAGCTGAAGAGCCATCGTTTCAGGAACTCTTAGACGAGATTGCCCCTTACTTACCTGTACTATGAAACATCTTTACGTAAAGCATACTGTAGATAAAACTGACATCTATCGCAAGCTAGTCGCGCTTCCGGTGCCCCACGG
This region of Tunicatimonas pelagia genomic DNA includes:
- a CDS encoding GDSL-type esterase/lipase family protein, with amino-acid sequence MSLSLIAKTISGILGATIFAFVAVAQEQGPERWEKTIQKFEQQDAQNSVEPGAILFTGSSSIAMWQDISDYFPNQRIVNRGFGGSQFSDLLHYADRVISPYRPSKIFIYEGDNDISAGDSPKQIMREAKKLRKKIKKALGDTPVIFISPKPSVARWELKETYEDLNARLKKYADKTENTEFADVWNPALDDNGEVVEHIFLEDNLHMNAEGYKIWQQALAPYVE
- a CDS encoding DUF1349 domain-containing protein, with the translated sequence MRQMQWFNEPEQWNANHDQSLSMYVTPKTDFWRITNYGFTVDDGPFYYCNLGGEFEVAVRVTGEYKARYDQMGLMIRIDERNWIKTGVEYVNKKINLSAVVTLERSDWSIVELEQVPSSVWLKVIRRLDYVEIHYSLNNTTFTLLRLAYFPANTPVMVGMAAASPDGNGFQALFEDFRIKYLPDLQREQWLKENNAI
- a CDS encoding pseudouridine synthase, producing the protein MNKHHHFIIHKPFGYLSQFINNQNRRRNKKLLGELHDFPAGTMAIGRLDQDSEGLLLLTTDGKVSMQVRSKLVEKEYHVQVDGTITDEAIAQLKSGVEITTQGEKYRTLPAKATCLIPPPHYPPRVKKIRDDRHGPSSWLSITITEGKFRQVRKMTAAVGFPTLRLIRVRIGRIYLNEMPPGEAIEVGKFTLTDENT
- a CDS encoding DUF6090 family protein → MIKFFRNMRRRSLTKNKFYKYLLYAIGEIVLVVIGILIALQINNYSAYQKERYKETVLLSNLSNEIELDIQQIDNSTKLSTERLNRLDSIVQSLKNTDSIDKLNFILQSFELVMDQYFYSNSGIFDEAVSSGKMSYIQNDSLRQTIFDYYRNADESDNDGTTRLITDELITPLFIETLFMSAEGFSSLGMNVQDVSDLQSIDLEALKSNKDFWKMILLKFGSNQEQILRWQQIKVRAQKLNQQIEKELNKLKQ
- a CDS encoding class I SAM-dependent methyltransferase, which codes for MKASFIILLGFFVLSACAPYAKGPVLSVEEAQNTFQPIVEFMGVEPGMAVADVGAGSGALTVIMATQLDSCEVYIQDIDRKMLQQDNVDKMITHYSKQLGHNLGERNQFHLVYGTPNQSNLPHESIDIVYSNATMHVFNEPDAMLQDLRKKLKPTGKIFIRDGFKGENGEGEFCSSRKCAKRLLSIDEFLVMMEQNGYRLIKQSPDMDGYPLFGFELSN
- the gndA gene encoding NADP-dependent phosphogluconate dehydrogenase, with protein sequence MEHEQCEFGMVGLGVMGSNFLMNVADSGFTAVGYDKDPKKAQALNDASGGKIDGVTTIDEFLSRLATPRKIMMLVPAGSIVDAVIDELMPHLEPGDILIDGGNSYFKDTDRRTEKLEKENLRYIGIGVSGGEEGARHGPSLMPGGSKEAYEIVRPMMEAAAAKVNGEPCVTYLGSKSAGHFVKMVHNGIEYGIMQLTAEVYDFMKRGMKLSNDDIQRLFAEWNEGELQSFLIEITANIFKQPDDKGDGLLVDKILDKAKQKGTGKWTSQVAMDLGIPIPTIDVSVTMRFLSALKEERVEACKDLDLGDLDVAEDRLNTEKELEHALYFAIAITYAQGLALLEAASEEFDYGLNLEDVARIWRGGCIIRATFLENIMQAYRNRPDLPNLILDESLAKIMKERHAATRKVVQLGVEQGIPVPAMASSLTYFDAYRSQRLPSNLTQAQRDYFGAHTYERTDEPGIFHTEWNQS
- a CDS encoding RpiB/LacA/LacB family sugar-phosphate isomerase, which produces MKLGIAADHGGFHAKEKLKNFIQTLDGISLTDYGALAYDALDDYPDFAERIARAVASGEVERGIALCGSGVGASIAANKIDGVRAALICDTYSARQGVEHDDMNIVCFGARVFGEELIKEMTKAFLNAKFSGEERHVRRLNKVLALENN
- the zwf gene encoding glucose-6-phosphate dehydrogenase; amino-acid sequence: MNSVDYQNINPTTIVIFGGSGDLNKRKLIPALYNLYIDRYLPEQFHIIGLGRTEFSDEEFREVLEEGVNDFSRRKAENGSWEEFREHISYHVSNVKDLESYKEVVGLVEKKEQEWGAKEPNRLFYLSVSPSLFEPIAINLGRAGACNDVNRTRIIVEKPFGHDLKTAHSLNRLLTKIFAEQQIYRIDHYLGKETVQNILTFRFTNALFEPIWNRNYIDHIQITVSETVGVGTRGGYYEGSGALRDMIQNHVLQLVAMIAMEPPISLNADEIRNKKAEVIRAMRKYSPDEVKDHAVRGQYGPGWIKGEEVIGYRDAEGVAEDSNTETYAAAQFYIDNWRWQDVPFYVRTGKRMADKTTAITIQLKSAPHRAFVSNGKINQDPNRIVINIQPEMGMKIRFQAKRPGVSQIVNPVEMIFDYDEAYDAPTPEAYETLLLDAIAGNAALFMRADQVEAAWEAVMPILEAWENEPITDYPSYDAGSWGPKAADKLLAQNGHRWFNPPARNVLETVIEDKHNESKAGVINLHTYNEVNDLSYCAAELFVSKAQEAVEKYGRFTVCLSGGSSSKAMYELLAKEPLASKVPWKNVYAFWGDERAVSIDHADSNAGMAMDALLRHVPIPEDQIFPIQGGLRADVAALQYEEVLQRFFQGRSPRFDLVWLGMGGDGHTLSVFPGVSISQKEMTWVKEVFVPKLDSYRITLTPQLVNQAHSVAFIAYGEGKAEALKHVLEGPYEPNQYPAQLIRPTHGDVHWFVDNEATSALSKSE